One window of Chryseobacterium sp. JJR-5R genomic DNA carries:
- the lepB gene encoding signal peptidase I has protein sequence MNYFLTYAVYVLILSVLMGISTWKLFKKMGYNPLFSFIPFYNYFIILKEAKQPVWWALLSYLPIVGPIMMSVFHIYLMKKFGKSPLLTAILPFVYMASVNYSKNPELIDESEDDLYLTDEEKMAKSKKKDSFLGSITFAVVFATIIHVFVTQPFGIPTGSMERTLLVGDFLFVNKWSYGYRLPMRPVAVPFLQGTMFDSGEKGNPKDDPKSYVDGIKLPYERILQFSKPQRNDVVVFNYPQDSVHTAIDRKDPYVKRCVAAAGDTFEMRAGRLFVNGKPETILGDQEVQHAYTVNTGTQLDIPGMYNTYGFLPVREMQSDKGGFTYMFQGLTDRTAKDIKALPNVISMEENIYPKDSATISYKLNADKTAYTKSIDTTQSIFPINKPWNQDWYGPLKIPKKGDVVTINTETLPEYQWIIKKYENNTLETKNGKIFINGKETNQYTIQQDYYMMVGDNRDASLDARFFGFVPEENIVGKPMFTWMSLQGAFKDASSSYQAPFKVRWDRMFKATNTGESNKTSYWWIAAMILILFFGWEYFVKLLRKKKTEDD, from the coding sequence ATGAATTATTTTTTAACTTATGCAGTATACGTTCTCATCTTATCTGTATTGATGGGGATTTCCACCTGGAAGCTGTTCAAAAAAATGGGGTATAATCCATTATTTTCCTTTATACCTTTTTACAATTACTTTATCATTTTAAAAGAAGCAAAGCAACCGGTGTGGTGGGCACTTTTATCCTATCTGCCAATTGTCGGACCGATCATGATGTCGGTTTTTCATATTTATCTCATGAAGAAATTCGGGAAAAGCCCGCTTCTGACAGCTATTCTTCCATTTGTTTATATGGCAAGTGTGAATTACTCTAAAAATCCGGAACTGATCGATGAAAGCGAAGATGACCTTTATTTAACGGATGAAGAGAAAATGGCGAAAAGTAAAAAGAAAGATTCCTTTTTAGGGTCTATTACTTTTGCCGTTGTATTTGCTACCATTATTCACGTGTTCGTTACCCAGCCTTTCGGGATCCCGACAGGATCTATGGAAAGAACCCTGTTGGTAGGTGACTTCCTTTTCGTTAATAAATGGAGCTATGGTTACCGCCTTCCCATGCGTCCGGTTGCCGTACCTTTCCTGCAGGGAACCATGTTTGATTCCGGTGAAAAAGGAAACCCCAAAGATGATCCGAAATCTTATGTTGACGGTATTAAACTGCCTTATGAAAGAATTCTGCAGTTCAGCAAGCCTCAAAGAAATGACGTGGTGGTTTTCAACTACCCGCAGGATTCCGTACACACGGCCATCGACAGAAAGGATCCTTATGTAAAAAGATGTGTTGCCGCTGCCGGTGATACTTTTGAAATGAGAGCCGGAAGGCTTTTCGTTAACGGGAAACCGGAAACTATTTTAGGAGATCAGGAAGTTCAGCATGCCTATACTGTAAATACCGGAACCCAGCTTGATATTCCGGGAATGTACAATACCTACGGATTTTTACCGGTAAGGGAAATGCAGAGCGATAAAGGCGGGTTTACCTATATGTTCCAGGGCCTCACGGATAGAACGGCAAAAGACATCAAAGCCCTGCCGAATGTCATCAGCATGGAGGAAAATATTTATCCTAAAGATTCCGCCACGATTTCATACAAATTGAATGCTGATAAAACAGCGTATACAAAAAGTATTGATACCACCCAATCCATTTTCCCGATCAACAAGCCTTGGAACCAGGATTGGTACGGGCCTCTGAAAATTCCTAAAAAAGGGGATGTTGTTACCATAAACACGGAAACACTGCCGGAATATCAATGGATTATTAAAAAGTACGAAAACAACACCCTGGAGACTAAAAACGGTAAAATCTTCATCAACGGGAAGGAAACCAATCAGTATACCATCCAGCAGGATTATTACATGATGGTGGGAGACAACAGGGATGCGTCTTTAGATGCAAGATTCTTCGGCTTTGTTCCGGAAGAAAATATTGTCGGGAAACCGATGTTTACCTGGATGAGCCTTCAGGGCGCATTCAAGGACGCGAGTTCCTCTTATCAGGCACCGTTTAAGGTACGTTGGGACAGGATGTTTAAAGCTACAAATACCGGTGAATCCAACAAAACCTCCTATTGGTGGATTGCAGCCATGATTCTTATCCTGTTCTTCGGATGGGAGTACTTTGTAAAGCTGTTGAGGAAAAAGAAAACGGAAGACGATTAA
- a CDS encoding WbqC family protein, translated as MNMKNVLLPAFYLPPISWFSVFLNPENEIVFERFESFPKQTYRNRANIYGANGKLSLIIPIAHNGRRELKDIEISYREDWRNLHWKSIKTAYQGSPYFEFYEDKLRKIFDIQEKYLLDFNLKALEVIQQILKTEKAYSLNEEYIKNPEETSFREKFSAKLPSEFEMDEYYQTFSDKLGFLKDLSILDLICNKGPESLTYIRNIKQLY; from the coding sequence ATGAATATGAAGAATGTATTATTACCGGCATTTTACCTGCCGCCGATTTCATGGTTCTCAGTATTTTTAAACCCTGAAAACGAAATTGTTTTTGAAAGGTTCGAAAGTTTTCCTAAGCAGACATACAGGAACAGGGCCAATATTTACGGAGCCAACGGGAAACTGTCATTAATCATCCCTATTGCCCATAACGGCAGAAGAGAGCTGAAAGATATAGAAATCTCCTACCGTGAAGACTGGAGAAACCTGCACTGGAAATCCATCAAAACAGCTTATCAAGGTTCACCGTATTTCGAGTTTTATGAAGATAAACTCAGGAAAATATTTGATATTCAGGAAAAATACCTGCTGGATTTTAATCTGAAAGCACTGGAGGTGATCCAACAGATCCTGAAGACGGAAAAGGCATATTCTTTGAATGAAGAATACATCAAAAATCCGGAAGAAACCAGTTTCAGGGAAAAATTTTCAGCAAAGCTCCCATCAGAATTTGAAATGGATGAATATTATCAGACCTTTTCAGACAAGCTGGGATTTTTAAAAGATTTGTCAATTTTAGACCTGATCTGTAACAAAGGACCGGAATCTCTGACTTATATCAGAAATATTAAACAATTGTATTAA
- a CDS encoding S8 family serine peptidase, with product MKKVLLAAVFLAGFSFSYAQEAKTGVDPKEDKDLMTWYHKDFTTSKVYGVNTENAYKFLESKGLKPKTVVVGVLDSGVQVDHPGLVKNVWSNPNEVPNNGKDDDGNGYIDDIHGWNFIGGKNADIDIDNMEVTRVVKKYKPLFEGDDSAKNKENQAKMPEDFAMYMKAKELFTKKSVEARQSVQMYTMINDAIPTMVKLLNGKPVTPENVAAIKPAEQKEAMAAQVLAQVSQSPEFKGKSAAEFEKAMKGQMKEALDYFGPQSKQYDLEYDPRKEIVGDNYDNYAEKSYGNNHYEGPDAEHGTHVAGIIAGLPNGKEVQYGVASKVAKIMSVRTVPNGDERDKDVANAIRYAVDNGAKVLNMSFGKPVSPGKNVVWDAFKYAQDKGVLLVKAAGNENEDVAEHLAYPTNFKNVTDEKPFVNNVLVVGASTNDNNALRAGFSNFNKKMVDVFAPGQEIYSTVPHNEYKYLQGTSMASPVVAGAAAVLLAYMPNLTPAQVIESLVKSSNTSTASQFADFSQAGGVIDLKKAAEYAYANFYNGKSGAVKKAEKSAKKKTKK from the coding sequence ATGAAAAAGGTATTGTTAGCTGCTGTTTTTTTAGCAGGATTCAGCTTTTCCTATGCTCAGGAGGCGAAAACGGGTGTTGATCCGAAAGAAGATAAAGATCTTATGACCTGGTATCATAAAGATTTTACGACATCAAAAGTATACGGAGTCAATACGGAAAACGCATATAAATTTTTAGAGTCCAAGGGGCTTAAACCGAAAACGGTAGTGGTAGGCGTTCTGGACAGCGGGGTTCAGGTAGACCACCCAGGACTGGTTAAAAATGTATGGTCAAACCCTAACGAAGTTCCGAACAACGGGAAAGATGATGACGGAAACGGATATATTGATGATATCCACGGATGGAACTTCATCGGCGGGAAAAATGCCGATATTGACATCGATAATATGGAGGTTACCCGCGTGGTAAAGAAATACAAGCCTCTTTTTGAAGGCGACGATTCTGCAAAAAATAAAGAAAATCAGGCTAAAATGCCGGAAGATTTTGCGATGTACATGAAGGCTAAGGAACTTTTCACCAAGAAAAGCGTAGAAGCAAGGCAGAGCGTTCAGATGTATACCATGATCAATGATGCCATTCCTACAATGGTGAAATTATTGAACGGTAAACCGGTTACCCCTGAAAATGTTGCTGCCATAAAACCTGCGGAACAGAAAGAAGCCATGGCTGCGCAGGTTCTTGCCCAGGTTTCACAAAGCCCTGAATTTAAAGGTAAATCTGCAGCTGAGTTTGAAAAAGCAATGAAGGGGCAGATGAAGGAAGCACTGGATTATTTCGGGCCTCAGTCTAAACAGTATGATCTGGAGTATGATCCGAGAAAAGAAATCGTAGGAGATAATTACGACAACTATGCTGAAAAATCGTACGGAAACAATCACTACGAAGGCCCTGACGCAGAACACGGAACCCACGTGGCAGGTATCATTGCAGGACTTCCGAACGGAAAAGAAGTTCAATACGGAGTTGCTTCAAAAGTTGCTAAAATCATGTCGGTAAGAACCGTGCCGAACGGTGACGAAAGAGATAAAGACGTAGCAAACGCCATCAGGTATGCTGTGGATAACGGTGCCAAAGTTTTAAATATGAGCTTCGGTAAGCCTGTTTCTCCGGGTAAAAATGTGGTTTGGGATGCTTTCAAATATGCTCAAGATAAAGGCGTTCTTCTGGTAAAGGCAGCAGGAAATGAAAATGAAGATGTAGCGGAACATCTGGCTTATCCTACGAACTTCAAAAATGTGACTGATGAAAAACCGTTTGTGAATAATGTGCTTGTGGTAGGGGCAAGCACCAATGACAACAATGCTTTAAGAGCAGGTTTCTCCAACTTCAACAAAAAAATGGTGGATGTTTTTGCTCCGGGACAGGAAATTTATTCCACTGTTCCTCATAATGAGTACAAATACCTGCAGGGAACGTCCATGGCTTCTCCGGTTGTAGCGGGAGCCGCAGCGGTGCTATTGGCTTATATGCCTAACCTGACGCCGGCTCAGGTCATTGAATCTCTGGTAAAATCCAGCAATACAAGCACAGCCAGCCAGTTTGCTGATTTCTCGCAGGCAGGCGGAGTAATTGATCTTAAGAAAGCGGCTGAATATGCTTATGCCAACTTTTACAATGGAAAGTCAGGTGCTGTAAAAAAAGCTGAAAAATCCGCAAAAAAGAAGACTAAAAAATAA
- a CDS encoding lipocalin family protein, with protein sequence MKKLLFAGMLGASFFAVSCSGVKNAQTAQTQRSEFLKMKGDWQIVSINYDKQFKIKPFDEGVDAQCFVGSHWRLIPNNWTGAYTLNGGGTCGAGFTQPIKIDVVSGNTFSFKKIADGTKAKQNTVGYTLTLINQATDQFSLEQNVPFDGENVRVTYNFERAGMK encoded by the coding sequence ATGAAAAAGTTACTATTTGCAGGGATGTTGGGAGCGTCATTCTTTGCAGTGTCTTGTTCCGGAGTCAAAAATGCACAGACGGCCCAAACCCAAAGATCTGAATTTCTTAAAATGAAAGGTGACTGGCAGATTGTCAGCATCAATTATGATAAACAGTTTAAAATCAAGCCCTTTGATGAAGGTGTTGATGCACAGTGCTTCGTAGGGAGCCACTGGAGGCTGATTCCGAATAACTGGACGGGAGCTTATACTTTAAACGGAGGCGGGACATGCGGAGCCGGATTTACACAGCCGATTAAAATTGATGTTGTGAGTGGCAATACATTCAGCTTTAAGAAAATTGCTGACGGGACCAAAGCCAAACAAAATACCGTAGGGTATACTTTAACTTTAATAAACCAGGCAACAGATCAGTTCTCTTTAGAACAGAATGTTCCTTTCGACGGAGAAAATGTAAGGGTTACTTACAACTTCGAAAGAGCCGGAATGAAATAA
- a CDS encoding OmpA family protein — MKFTKTYIGALFLSSALLLTSCEAVQNSNHQQRGTAVGVASGAVLGGILGNNVGRGGNGAIGAVLGGIVGGVAGNVIGNKMDKQAREIKETLPGAEVERVGDGIKITLNESIVNFDFNSSALTSVAKTNLDKLAQVLTNNPDTNINIYGHTDSKGTDEYNMNLSERRADAVRSYLSGKGIASGRLFAKGEGEAMPVATNDTDAGRAKNRRVEFAITANEKMINEAQQGQ; from the coding sequence ATGAAATTTACTAAAACATACATAGGAGCACTTTTCTTATCATCAGCTTTGTTGCTGACCAGCTGTGAGGCAGTACAGAATTCCAATCACCAGCAGAGAGGTACTGCAGTAGGGGTGGCATCCGGAGCTGTGCTGGGAGGAATCTTAGGGAATAACGTAGGAAGAGGAGGAAACGGTGCAATCGGTGCCGTACTTGGAGGTATTGTAGGTGGCGTTGCCGGGAATGTGATCGGTAATAAAATGGATAAGCAGGCGAGAGAGATTAAAGAGACCTTGCCGGGGGCTGAAGTGGAAAGAGTAGGGGATGGTATTAAAATCACACTGAATGAAAGCATCGTTAACTTTGATTTTAATTCTTCCGCATTAACCAGCGTTGCCAAAACAAACTTAGATAAACTGGCTCAGGTCTTAACCAATAATCCTGATACAAACATTAATATCTACGGACATACAGACAGCAAAGGTACAGACGAATACAATATGAACCTTTCCGAAAGAAGAGCGGATGCCGTAAGATCTTACCTATCTGGAAAAGGAATTGCATCGGGTAGGTTGTTTGCAAAAGGGGAAGGAGAAGCCATGCCGGTTGCTACCAATGATACAGATGCAGGGAGAGCAAAAAACAGAAGAGTGGAATTTGCAATTACCGCGAACGAAAAAATGATTAATGAAGCTCAGCAGGGGCAGTAA
- a CDS encoding decaprenyl-phosphate phosphoribosyltransferase: MKKYLKLLRVEQWVKNLFVFVPLFFSGNIKNLDLLTKSVFAFIIFSLAASVVYILNDYNDIEADRKHPEKRKRPLASGAISKPQAIGIFAGLVIADIALVFFAQAYFQENLWKFATIVGFYFVMNLAYTFKLKHVPIIDISIIAIGFVLRVLAGGYMTGISISQWAILLTFVLALVLAIGKRRGELINAQVSGKTRRALDGYNVQFADIALSISVTLAIMCYLMFTLSPEVQARFHSRVFYTVIFVVFAFLRYLQQTLVYNRTESPTKIVYRDRYIQITLLLWVAAFLIQIYFKK, from the coding sequence ATGAAGAAATATTTAAAACTGCTCCGTGTGGAGCAATGGGTGAAAAACCTGTTTGTTTTTGTTCCTCTGTTCTTTTCAGGTAATATCAAAAACCTTGATTTACTGACTAAAAGTGTTTTTGCTTTTATCATCTTCTCATTAGCAGCCAGCGTTGTTTATATTTTAAATGACTACAATGATATTGAAGCAGACAGAAAACATCCGGAAAAAAGAAAAAGGCCATTAGCTAGCGGTGCAATCTCAAAACCGCAGGCCATAGGTATCTTTGCAGGGCTTGTTATTGCAGACATAGCACTGGTATTTTTTGCCCAGGCTTATTTTCAGGAAAACTTATGGAAGTTTGCGACCATCGTAGGCTTTTATTTTGTAATGAACCTTGCCTATACCTTTAAATTAAAGCATGTTCCTATTATTGATATTTCAATTATCGCCATCGGTTTTGTACTCAGGGTACTGGCCGGAGGATACATGACGGGGATCAGCATCTCACAGTGGGCTATCCTGCTGACTTTTGTCCTGGCATTGGTACTGGCCATAGGCAAGCGGAGAGGAGAATTGATCAATGCACAGGTCTCAGGAAAAACAAGGCGGGCACTGGATGGGTATAATGTACAGTTTGCAGATATTGCCCTTTCTATTTCCGTAACACTGGCCATTATGTGTTACCTGATGTTTACATTGTCACCCGAAGTGCAGGCAAGATTCCATTCCCGGGTTTTTTATACCGTGATTTTTGTTGTTTTTGCTTTTTTAAGATACCTGCAGCAGACCCTGGTATACAACAGGACAGAATCTCCTACCAAAATTGTTTACAGAGACAGATATATCCAGATCACATTATTATTGTGGGTTGCTGCATTTTTAATTCAAATCTACTTTAAAAAATGA
- a CDS encoding FAD-binding oxidoreductase produces the protein MKPNFIQKVTNWGNYPIVEKEMKSDDSFRKIKEFIRDHNEVIARGNGRCYGDASLGEHIFSTKKLNKFISFDRLNGVIECESGVLLSDVLEISVPQGYFLYVTPGTKFVSVGGAIASDVHGKNHHAEGCFSEYVIEFKLMVENGEIITCSREENADKFWSAIGGMGLTGIILTAKFKLKNIESAYIRQESIKAENLDEIFRLFDESESWTYTVAWIDCLQKGKNIGRSILMRGEHAFQHELPQNLREKPLRLKKKFEPTVPFYFPGFVLNALTVKLFNLLYFNKQRKKEINNFTDYETFFYPLDAVHEWNRIYGKSGFIQYQMVIPKETGKEGMRKILETIAHSGNGSFLAVLKLFGRHNPEAYNSFPVEGYTLALDFKVNSKLKKLVDQLDQIVEEFGGRIYLTKDSMSRSSLTNYLRNTESSKFVSLQHKRILNNK, from the coding sequence ATGAAGCCGAATTTTATACAGAAGGTCACCAATTGGGGCAATTATCCCATAGTGGAAAAAGAAATGAAGTCGGATGACAGTTTCCGGAAAATAAAAGAATTTATACGGGATCATAATGAAGTCATCGCAAGAGGAAACGGCAGATGTTATGGTGATGCTTCATTGGGAGAACATATATTTTCAACGAAAAAATTAAATAAATTCATTAGTTTTGACCGCCTGAACGGGGTTATTGAGTGTGAATCCGGCGTTCTTCTTTCGGACGTGCTCGAGATTTCGGTTCCGCAGGGATATTTCCTGTATGTAACGCCGGGGACGAAATTCGTTTCTGTAGGCGGAGCCATTGCATCTGATGTGCACGGAAAAAACCACCATGCAGAAGGCTGTTTTTCAGAATATGTCATCGAATTTAAACTGATGGTTGAAAACGGTGAAATCATCACCTGTTCAAGAGAGGAAAATGCAGATAAATTCTGGTCTGCCATTGGAGGAATGGGACTAACCGGAATCATACTGACGGCAAAATTCAAGCTTAAAAATATAGAATCTGCTTACATCCGCCAGGAAAGCATCAAAGCAGAAAACCTGGATGAAATTTTCAGGCTGTTTGATGAAAGTGAAAGCTGGACGTATACCGTAGCCTGGATCGACTGTCTTCAGAAAGGGAAAAATATAGGAAGAAGTATCCTCATGAGAGGGGAACACGCTTTTCAGCATGAGCTTCCTCAGAATCTAAGAGAGAAGCCTCTGCGGTTAAAGAAGAAGTTTGAGCCGACAGTCCCTTTCTACTTTCCGGGGTTTGTTTTAAATGCCCTTACAGTAAAGCTCTTCAATCTGCTGTATTTTAACAAGCAGAGAAAAAAAGAGATTAACAATTTCACCGACTACGAAACATTTTTCTACCCTTTGGATGCCGTTCATGAATGGAACAGGATCTACGGGAAATCAGGGTTTATCCAGTACCAGATGGTGATTCCTAAGGAAACCGGCAAAGAAGGGATGAGGAAAATCCTGGAAACCATTGCCCACAGCGGAAACGGGTCTTTTTTAGCCGTTCTTAAGCTGTTTGGCAGACACAATCCGGAAGCTTATAATTCTTTCCCTGTGGAAGGCTATACGCTTGCCCTGGACTTTAAGGTCAACTCAAAACTGAAAAAACTGGTAGATCAGCTCGACCAGATTGTAGAAGAATTCGGCGGCAGGATTTACCTTACCAAAGACAGCATGAGCAGGTCTTCCCTTACAAATTACCTTAGGAATACCGAAAGCTCAAAATTTGTGTCCTTACAGCACAAAAGAATCTTAAATAACAAGTAA
- a CDS encoding SDR family NAD(P)-dependent oxidoreductase, protein MIVLGSTSEVAQAFVEEALNKGEKFEKIYLLTSNRETTERFARHIDVKFLQQAEVIELDLMKEIDYTRFEKISSGLLFCATGYLGEGTEEGLYDNKNTERIIDINYSKLVPVMNYFAHKFESRRSGTIIGLSSVAGDRGRQSNFIYGSAKAAFTAYLSGLRNYLFDKKVHVMTVKPGFMATKMTEGLPLNPKLTATPKQAAASIFAAYKKQKNVAYVLPIWGIIMMIIRNIPEFIFKKLKL, encoded by the coding sequence ATGATCGTTTTAGGAAGTACATCGGAAGTTGCTCAGGCTTTTGTGGAAGAAGCCCTCAACAAAGGAGAAAAATTTGAAAAAATCTATCTGTTAACCTCAAACAGAGAAACTACCGAAAGATTTGCACGGCATATTGATGTGAAGTTTCTTCAGCAGGCAGAAGTTATTGAACTGGACCTGATGAAAGAAATCGATTATACACGGTTTGAAAAGATCAGTTCCGGGCTTTTGTTCTGTGCAACCGGTTATCTGGGTGAAGGAACTGAAGAAGGTTTATATGATAATAAAAATACCGAAAGGATTATTGATATCAATTACTCCAAATTGGTTCCTGTAATGAATTATTTTGCCCACAAATTCGAAAGCAGAAGATCAGGAACCATCATCGGGCTTTCATCTGTAGCAGGTGACCGCGGCAGGCAGAGTAATTTTATTTACGGGAGCGCTAAAGCAGCATTTACCGCTTACCTGAGTGGGCTGAGGAATTATCTTTTTGATAAAAAAGTGCATGTCATGACGGTAAAACCCGGATTTATGGCAACCAAAATGACCGAAGGGCTGCCGCTGAACCCGAAATTAACGGCCACCCCGAAACAGGCTGCCGCTTCTATTTTTGCAGCCTATAAAAAACAGAAGAATGTTGCTTATGTATTGCCGATATGGGGAATCATTATGATGATCATCAGGAATATCCCTGAATTTATATTCAAGAAACTGAAGCTTTGA
- a CDS encoding HAD family hydrolase translates to MKKLYCFDFDGTLTYKDTMFMYLKFYDPTKFRLQFLRHVPLFILLKLKLAETEKVKKSFIGSILKGQTREKIEKKSLQFFEAHYPKIVRENALDFIRNIDRENTQSLMVTASLDIWAKPFADAFQMQLVSTKAEFKNGIFTGNFIGRNCNGKEKLERIRSEISDTRYDKIIAFGDTSGDKPMLAWANEGHYQFFH, encoded by the coding sequence ATGAAAAAACTGTATTGCTTTGATTTTGATGGTACATTAACTTACAAGGATACGATGTTTATGTATCTGAAATTTTATGATCCCACAAAATTCCGGCTGCAGTTTCTAAGACATGTTCCGCTTTTTATTTTATTGAAACTGAAGCTTGCTGAAACGGAAAAGGTAAAGAAAAGCTTTATCGGATCCATTCTCAAAGGACAGACCCGGGAAAAAATTGAAAAAAAATCCCTCCAGTTTTTTGAAGCGCACTATCCTAAAATTGTCCGGGAAAATGCACTGGATTTTATCCGGAATATTGACCGTGAAAATACCCAAAGCCTTATGGTTACCGCTTCACTTGACATTTGGGCAAAACCTTTTGCAGACGCCTTTCAGATGCAGCTCGTTTCCACAAAAGCAGAATTTAAAAACGGTATTTTTACCGGGAATTTCATTGGCAGAAACTGCAACGGAAAAGAGAAACTGGAAAGAATCCGGTCTGAAATCAGCGATACCAGATATGATAAAATTATCGCATTCGGGGATACTTCCGGAGATAAGCCGATGCTTGCCTGGGCAAATGAGGGACATTATCAATTTTTTCACTAA
- a CDS encoding cysteine desulfurase family protein, with translation MNKIYLDNAATTPLSEEVIDAMVGTMRMNFGNPSSTHSFGQEAKILIENVRRQVADYLHVTPAEIIFTSCGTESNNMIIKSCVEHLGVERIISSPLEHKCVSESILDMKSRKGVEVNYIRPNQKGDIDLHKLEELLKASDKKTLVSLMHVNNEIGNIYDIKKIAELCKENNALFHSDTVQTMAHMNLDFSDIKVDFASCSAHKFHGPKGVGFAFIRKSSGLKGIITGGPQERTLRAGTENVAGIVGLGKALELSLAHLEDYTIHMQEIKRYAAEKLTAEIPGIKFNGRSAEMENSLYTVLSALLPYKNPLIGLQLDMKGIAVSQGSACSSGASRPSMVMMMVLSEDEMDDCTPLRISFSHMTTKEDIDALADALKEISEGFVIENTNVEHR, from the coding sequence ATGAATAAAATATACCTAGATAACGCTGCTACAACGCCTCTTTCGGAAGAAGTTATCGATGCAATGGTGGGGACCATGAGAATGAATTTCGGTAACCCGTCTTCAACGCATAGTTTCGGACAGGAAGCAAAGATCCTTATCGAAAACGTAAGGCGTCAGGTGGCAGACTATCTCCATGTGACCCCGGCTGAGATCATCTTTACCTCGTGCGGTACAGAATCCAACAACATGATCATCAAATCCTGTGTTGAACATCTTGGCGTAGAAAGGATCATCAGTTCCCCTCTGGAGCATAAATGCGTATCTGAAAGTATCCTGGATATGAAAAGCAGAAAAGGGGTGGAGGTAAACTATATCCGTCCCAATCAGAAAGGGGATATTGACCTTCACAAGCTGGAAGAGCTTTTAAAAGCTTCCGATAAGAAAACGTTGGTAAGCCTGATGCATGTTAACAACGAGATCGGAAATATTTATGACATTAAAAAAATAGCAGAGCTGTGCAAGGAAAACAATGCGCTTTTCCATTCTGATACGGTACAGACTATGGCGCACATGAATCTGGATTTCTCCGATATAAAGGTTGATTTTGCTTCGTGCAGTGCCCATAAGTTTCACGGACCTAAAGGCGTGGGTTTTGCCTTTATCAGGAAGTCCAGCGGTTTGAAGGGGATTATTACAGGAGGCCCTCAGGAAAGAACGTTGAGAGCAGGTACGGAAAACGTAGCGGGAATTGTCGGTCTGGGGAAAGCTTTGGAACTGTCTCTTGCCCACCTGGAAGACTATACCATCCATATGCAGGAAATCAAAAGATATGCTGCCGAAAAGCTTACAGCAGAAATTCCCGGGATTAAATTCAACGGGAGAAGTGCTGAGATGGAAAACAGCCTTTATACGGTTTTAAGTGCTTTATTGCCTTACAAAAATCCGTTGATCGGGCTTCAGCTGGACATGAAAGGGATTGCGGTTTCTCAGGGCAGTGCATGTTCATCAGGGGCATCCAGGCCTTCAATGGTAATGATGATGGTTTTATCAGAAGATGAAATGGATGACTGTACACCGCTGAGGATCTCATTCAGCCATATGACGACCAAGGAAGATATCGATGCGCTGGCTGATGCCCTGAAGGAAATTTCGGAAGGTTTTGTTATAGAAAATACAAATGTTGAGCATAGATAA
- the trxA gene encoding thioredoxin, which produces MALEITDSSFQDTVLKSDKPVLVDFWAVWCGPCRTLGPIIEEVATDFEGKAVVGKVDVDNNQEISMKYGIRNIPTVLIFKNGEVVDKLVGVAPKEVIAEKLSAHL; this is translated from the coding sequence ATGGCTTTAGAAATTACGGACAGCTCATTTCAGGACACGGTTTTAAAATCAGATAAACCGGTATTGGTAGACTTTTGGGCAGTATGGTGCGGACCTTGCAGAACCTTGGGACCGATTATTGAAGAAGTAGCAACAGATTTTGAAGGGAAAGCGGTAGTAGGAAAAGTAGATGTTGACAACAATCAGGAAATTTCTATGAAGTACGGTATCAGAAATATCCCTACGGTTCTTATTTTTAAGAACGGTGAAGTGGTAGACAAATTGGTAGGTGTAGCTCCAAAAGAGGTGATTGCAGAAAAATTAAGTGCACACTTATAA
- a CDS encoding Arm DNA-binding domain-containing protein, whose translation MNKTFNLLFYVKKSKINLEGEAPVYLRITIDGKVCEISTKLSIQISKWISKAQKVSGSTEAAKPFNFYLKTFEQKVYDTYNVLLRNEGVVTSQILKNKILGTVERARTLIHIFRDHNDRMEKLVGFEFAKG comes from the coding sequence ATGAACAAGACATTTAATTTACTTTTTTATGTAAAAAAGTCCAAGATAAATTTGGAAGGAGAGGCTCCCGTTTATTTGAGAATTACAATTGATGGTAAAGTATGCGAGATAAGCACCAAACTTAGCATACAAATTTCTAAATGGATTTCCAAGGCGCAAAAAGTGTCCGGGTCGACAGAGGCAGCCAAGCCATTTAATTTTTATCTCAAAACTTTTGAACAAAAGGTATACGACACCTATAACGTATTGTTGAGAAATGAGGGTGTCGTTACTAGTCAAATACTTAAAAATAAAATTTTAGGTACCGTTGAGAGAGCCAGAACATTAATCCACATTTTCCGGGATCATAATGATCGTATGGAAAAGCTGGTAGGATTTGAGTTTGCTAAAGGTTGA